From Klebsiella electrica, the proteins below share one genomic window:
- a CDS encoding restriction endonuclease, which yields MINFTEIDSDGEVWESFARDFLEELGFYIESAPDRGADGGKDLLITEQLQGQLNKYKFRWLVSCKHYATSKRSVSEKDEINIQERIDGFNADGFIGFYSTLPSSGLNSRLTQLKENGKIKDFRFFDGKLIENHLVRIGYSKLLLRYLPESYKKIKPKHFIFNEYLPIKCDHCGKDLIENHHEENYDGIVCNAKIIHDDKPTEVIAVYYACKGDCDKHFEDYFWSKYKAITEWQDISDLAIPLFYLKWIMGIFNELESGRKIYTKEAFNKTKEITLALSQIVMREITEKERERVMDLNSLPDYI from the coding sequence ATGATTAACTTTACTGAAATTGATAGTGACGGTGAAGTCTGGGAGTCATTTGCCCGTGATTTTCTTGAAGAACTTGGCTTTTATATTGAATCCGCACCAGATAGAGGTGCAGATGGAGGTAAAGATCTTTTAATCACAGAGCAATTGCAAGGCCAGTTAAATAAATATAAATTCCGTTGGCTTGTTAGCTGTAAACATTATGCAACAAGCAAAAGATCAGTTTCAGAAAAGGATGAGATTAATATACAAGAACGTATTGATGGATTCAATGCTGACGGATTTATTGGATTTTACTCAACACTACCAAGCAGTGGTCTAAATTCAAGATTGACGCAATTAAAAGAAAATGGAAAAATAAAGGACTTTCGATTCTTTGATGGTAAATTAATTGAAAATCACTTAGTCAGAATTGGGTACTCAAAATTACTTTTGAGGTATCTTCCTGAGAGCTATAAAAAAATAAAGCCCAAGCATTTTATTTTTAATGAATACTTACCTATAAAATGTGATCATTGTGGAAAGGACTTAATAGAAAACCATCATGAAGAAAATTATGATGGCATTGTGTGCAATGCAAAGATCATACATGATGACAAACCGACTGAAGTGATAGCAGTTTATTATGCGTGTAAAGGCGATTGTGATAAGCATTTTGAAGATTATTTTTGGAGTAAATACAAAGCGATTACGGAATGGCAGGATATAAGTGATTTAGCTATCCCATTATTCTATCTCAAATGGATTATGGGGATATTTAATGAACTTGAGTCTGGAAGGAAAATATATACCAAAGAAGCCTTCAATAAAACAAAGGAGATAACATTAGCGTTATCTCAAATTGTTATGAGAGAAATAACGGAAAAAGAAAGAGAAAGAGTGATGGATTTGAATTCACTACCTGATTACATATAA